In one Ralstonia pickettii genomic region, the following are encoded:
- a CDS encoding glycine zipper 2TM domain-containing protein, giving the protein MNAWKTALVCALAVLAPTLTACTAGGAVAGGVAGHEITHSTAGTIGGAATGAVIGHELSK; this is encoded by the coding sequence ATGAATGCATGGAAAACAGCGCTGGTATGCGCGCTTGCCGTGTTGGCTCCCACCCTCACGGCGTGTACGGCGGGCGGTGCTGTGGCGGGCGGTGTGGCCGGCCACGAAATCACGCATAGCACAGCCGGGACGATCGGGGGTGCCGCAACAGGCGCCGTCATCGGCCACGAGCTGAGCAAGTAA
- a CDS encoding YggT family protein: MFGDITRFLLDTIFSLFGAALLLRAWTQAVRLSPRNPLSQAIFQLTGWLVHPLRRVIPATGYIDWSSLVAAYVTALVYLFLLVASVGVSPMALVPMGFVAALFTVLKWAFNVLVWVTIASAVLSWMGPASPMGAVLNTLVDPLLRPIRRVVPPLGGRLDLSPLILLVIAQVIVIALSHLSLSPLFM, encoded by the coding sequence ATGTTCGGCGATATCACGCGTTTTCTGCTCGACACGATCTTCTCGCTCTTCGGCGCGGCGCTGCTGCTGCGCGCCTGGACGCAAGCGGTGCGGCTGTCACCGCGCAATCCGCTGTCGCAGGCCATCTTCCAGCTGACCGGCTGGCTGGTGCACCCGCTGCGCCGGGTGATTCCGGCCACGGGCTATATCGACTGGTCGTCGCTGGTGGCCGCCTATGTCACGGCGCTTGTCTATCTGTTCCTGCTGGTGGCGTCGGTGGGCGTGAGCCCGATGGCACTCGTGCCCATGGGCTTTGTGGCTGCGCTCTTCACCGTGCTCAAGTGGGCGTTCAACGTGCTGGTATGGGTGACCATTGCGTCAGCTGTCCTGTCGTGGATGGGGCCGGCATCGCCCATGGGCGCAGTGCTCAACACGCTGGTCGACCCGCTGTTGCGCCCGATCCGCCGCGTGGTGCCCCCGCTGGGCGGGCGGCTCGATCTGTCACCGCTGATCCTGCTGGTGATTGCACAGGTGATCGTGATCGCGCTGTCGCATCTGTCGCTGTCGCCATTGTTCATGTGA
- a CDS encoding aliphatic sulfonate ABC transporter substrate-binding protein, with protein MQSHSPHTAPSGRRRWLAALLGAGMTLCAGLTQAAEPTTVRIGFQKAGLLAVLKAQGALDKPLGDLGYKVEWKEFPAGPQLLEALNTGSIDFGYTGAPPAVFAQAAGARLVYVGAEPGGKTNEALFVLDSSPAHSVADLKGKRIALQKGSSSNYLLVQLLRRANLTVQDIQPIYLPPAEARAAFESGAVDAWVVWDPYHALAQKALKTRTLGDFSELPVFNFYEATPGFVNTHPRAVNAILAQLRTAGLWVNQHPQETAALLAPKLGIEQPVVETWLRRVPYGVTPVTPQIVASQQQIADLFLQQKLIPKPVNVQSAVWQANFPVAGL; from the coding sequence ATGCAAAGCCATTCGCCCCACACCGCCCCATCTGGCCGCCGACGCTGGCTGGCCGCATTGCTTGGCGCCGGCATGACGCTGTGCGCAGGCCTGACGCAGGCCGCCGAGCCAACCACGGTGCGCATCGGCTTTCAAAAAGCGGGGCTGCTTGCCGTGCTCAAAGCGCAAGGCGCACTCGACAAACCGCTGGGCGACCTCGGCTACAAGGTCGAGTGGAAGGAATTCCCTGCCGGGCCGCAACTGCTCGAGGCGCTCAACACGGGCAGCATTGACTTTGGCTACACCGGCGCGCCGCCGGCCGTGTTTGCGCAGGCCGCAGGCGCGCGCCTTGTCTATGTGGGGGCCGAGCCGGGCGGCAAGACCAACGAGGCGCTGTTCGTGCTCGACAGCTCACCCGCGCACAGCGTGGCCGACCTGAAAGGCAAGCGCATCGCGCTGCAGAAGGGCTCCAGCTCCAACTACCTGCTGGTGCAGCTGCTCCGTCGCGCCAACCTCACGGTGCAGGACATTCAGCCGATCTACCTGCCACCGGCTGAAGCGCGCGCAGCCTTCGAGAGCGGCGCGGTCGATGCGTGGGTCGTGTGGGATCCGTATCACGCGCTGGCACAAAAGGCGTTGAAGACACGCACGCTGGGCGATTTCAGCGAGCTGCCGGTGTTCAACTTCTACGAAGCCACCCCGGGATTCGTGAACACGCATCCGCGCGCGGTCAACGCCATCCTGGCCCAGCTGCGCACGGCGGGGCTGTGGGTGAATCAGCATCCGCAGGAAACCGCCGCCCTGCTTGCGCCCAAGCTCGGCATCGAGCAGCCCGTTGTGGAGACCTGGTTGCGGCGCGTGCCCTACGGCGTCACGCCGGTCACGCCGCAGATCGTGGCCTCGCAGCAGCAGATTGCAGACCTGTTCCTGCAGCAGAAGCTGATTCCGAAACCGGTCAACGTGCAAAGCGCTGTCTGGCAGGCGAATTTTCCGGTAGCGGGATTGTGA
- a CDS encoding DUF971 domain-containing protein, translating to MHPPERIENDVAQGRLRLHWADAVVVLDHAALREACRCAECQFKRHHGTPINVPAAVRVTTIAPAGYGVQLVFSDGHARGIYPWAYLAELAATAAAG from the coding sequence GTGCATCCGCCTGAGCGTATCGAAAACGACGTCGCCCAAGGCCGGCTGCGGTTGCACTGGGCAGACGCCGTTGTCGTACTTGACCACGCGGCATTGCGCGAGGCGTGCCGCTGTGCGGAGTGCCAGTTCAAGCGCCATCACGGCACGCCGATCAACGTGCCGGCCGCCGTGCGCGTCACCACCATCGCGCCTGCGGGTTACGGTGTGCAACTGGTTTTCAGTGATGGACATGCGCGCGGCATCTATCCGTGGGCGTACCTGGCGGAGCTTGCCGCCACTGCAGCGGCGGGCTGA
- a CDS encoding HEAT repeat domain-containing protein gives MTTTPLARLHDADAATRRVALLQIADEENADALPNVIALLEQDPAPEVRLEAARILATWEQPDTVAALARALEDADGTVRDAAAIGLADLKSPESAPALLPYVDHANAFVRAAALRGLRELRVPESEAPALHALQDADAAVRREAVAVLGWRKHVGALPALAERARHDADVDVRRAAVGALGLATAAAVLPALLDALQDTAWRVREESASTLGKLRALAPDPHVTQALVNALADAYWQVSLQAARALGRWRAAHAVDALAALLTHPISNLRKEAALALGEIGEASALPALRSAQTDGDPEVVKAVRIALAQIERARASA, from the coding sequence ATGACGACAACACCCCTGGCGCGTCTGCACGACGCGGATGCCGCCACCCGCCGCGTTGCCCTGCTGCAGATCGCCGATGAAGAAAACGCCGATGCGCTGCCAAACGTGATTGCGCTGCTTGAGCAAGACCCTGCCCCCGAAGTTCGGCTGGAAGCTGCGCGCATCCTGGCAACGTGGGAACAGCCGGATACCGTGGCCGCGCTCGCCCGTGCGCTGGAAGACGCCGATGGCACCGTGCGTGACGCAGCCGCAATCGGCCTGGCGGATTTGAAGTCGCCCGAGTCTGCGCCCGCGCTGTTGCCTTACGTCGACCATGCCAATGCCTTTGTGCGCGCCGCCGCATTGCGTGGGCTGCGTGAACTGCGCGTGCCCGAGAGCGAAGCACCCGCGCTGCACGCCTTGCAAGACGCCGACGCCGCCGTGCGTCGCGAGGCCGTTGCGGTGCTCGGCTGGCGCAAGCATGTGGGCGCATTGCCGGCGCTGGCGGAACGCGCGCGTCATGACGCAGATGTCGACGTGCGCCGCGCCGCAGTGGGCGCGCTCGGCCTTGCCACCGCGGCCGCCGTGCTGCCCGCGTTGCTCGATGCGCTGCAAGACACCGCCTGGCGCGTGCGTGAGGAAAGCGCAAGCACGCTCGGCAAACTGCGGGCGTTGGCTCCGGACCCACATGTCACGCAGGCGTTGGTGAATGCGCTGGCCGATGCGTATTGGCAGGTCAGTCTACAGGCGGCCCGCGCGCTTGGCCGGTGGCGCGCCGCGCATGCCGTCGATGCACTCGCCGCGTTGCTCACCCACCCAATCAGCAACCTGCGCAAGGAGGCGGCACTCGCACTGGGAGAGATCGGCGAAGCCTCTGCCCTGCCCGCCCTGCGCAGCGCACAAACCGATGGCGACCCGGAAGTCGTCAAGGCCGTGCGGATCGCCTTGGCACAAATCGAGCGCGCCCGTGCATCCGCCTGA
- a CDS encoding 4Fe-4S dicluster domain-containing protein — MQQTTVHSTHTPHDITSRSSAPVTIDEAKCIADKGCTVCVDVCPLDLLAIDLTKGKAFMQFDECWYCMPCEQDCPTGAVKVDIPYLLR; from the coding sequence ATGCAACAGACGACCGTTCATTCCACCCACACGCCGCACGACATCACCTCGCGCAGCAGCGCGCCCGTCACCATCGACGAAGCCAAGTGCATTGCCGACAAGGGCTGCACCGTGTGCGTCGACGTCTGCCCGCTCGACCTGCTCGCCATCGACCTGACCAAAGGCAAGGCCTTCATGCAGTTCGACGAATGCTGGTACTGCATGCCCTGCGAGCAGGACTGCCCGACCGGCGCGGTGAAGGTCGACATCCCGTACCTGTTGCGTTGA
- a CDS encoding YbhB/YbcL family Raf kinase inhibitor-like protein has product MKPILFRALLSLACLSAVPQVHAQADTTFTVESSAFADNGVMDRKYAGKNPANANCTGDNVSPPLHWSNVPAGTNSLVLIVSDPQGAGGLGVNHWMAYGIPATQTSLPEGAGTGPALRMGQNSIGKPAYLGPCPPKGTGMHHYVFLLIATDLAPDALPNGLTRAELDAAIKGHSKGAAAWIGRFGNF; this is encoded by the coding sequence TTGAAACCAATCCTGTTCCGCGCGTTGTTGTCGTTGGCGTGCCTGTCTGCTGTGCCGCAAGTGCATGCGCAGGCCGATACCACGTTCACCGTCGAATCAAGTGCCTTTGCCGACAACGGGGTCATGGACCGCAAGTACGCCGGCAAGAACCCCGCCAACGCCAATTGCACGGGCGACAACGTCTCGCCGCCGCTGCACTGGTCGAACGTGCCCGCGGGCACCAACAGCCTTGTGCTGATCGTCTCCGACCCGCAGGGCGCGGGCGGCCTGGGCGTGAACCACTGGATGGCCTACGGTATCCCGGCCACGCAGACGAGCCTGCCGGAAGGCGCCGGCACCGGACCGGCGCTGCGCATGGGCCAAAACTCCATCGGCAAGCCGGCGTATCTCGGGCCGTGTCCGCCCAAGGGCACGGGCATGCATCACTACGTATTTTTGTTGATCGCCACGGATCTGGCGCCGGATGCGCTGCCCAATGGGCTGACCCGCGCTGAACTGGATGCGGCCATCAAAGGGCATAGCAAAGGCGCCGCAGCCTGGATCGGCCGATTCGGCAACTTTTGA
- a CDS encoding GlxA family transcriptional regulator — MQPQHPQQPQHPQEIAVLAFNDISPFHLSVPCLVFEDRVWAGLPSYNLRICAGEPARKGGLRTTAGFAVQTDLTLEDAARADVLIVPSWRDTQERPPAAMVNAVRDAYERGATVVGLCLGAFVLAEAGVLDGHEATTHWSAADAFSQRYPRVKLVPDVLYLDAGGGRLVTSAGTAAGLDCCLHLVRRWHGAEVANRIARRLVVAPHRQGGQAQYIEQPLHDAPGGDRLSDLLNWAVANLAEPHSLDSLAERAAMSRRNFTRRFRELTGTTVSQWLLGQRLAYAQRMLETTRQPVEAIAQLAGFGSAVSLRQHFSRTYHTSPSAYRALFAQA, encoded by the coding sequence TTCAACGACATCAGCCCATTTCACCTGTCCGTGCCGTGTCTTGTGTTTGAAGATCGCGTCTGGGCCGGGCTGCCGTCCTACAATCTGCGGATCTGTGCCGGGGAGCCCGCCAGGAAGGGCGGTCTGCGCACCACGGCCGGGTTTGCCGTGCAGACCGATCTCACACTCGAAGATGCCGCCCGCGCCGACGTACTGATCGTGCCGTCCTGGCGGGATACACAGGAGCGCCCGCCGGCGGCCATGGTGAATGCGGTACGGGATGCTTACGAACGCGGCGCAACGGTGGTCGGCCTGTGCCTGGGCGCGTTTGTGCTGGCCGAAGCAGGCGTGCTCGACGGCCATGAGGCGACGACGCATTGGAGCGCCGCCGATGCGTTCTCGCAGCGCTACCCGCGTGTGAAGCTTGTGCCCGATGTGCTCTATCTGGACGCTGGCGGCGGCCGTCTGGTGACATCCGCAGGCACGGCCGCCGGGTTGGACTGCTGCCTGCACCTCGTGCGCCGTTGGCATGGCGCTGAGGTGGCCAACCGCATTGCACGGCGGCTGGTGGTTGCGCCGCACAGGCAGGGCGGCCAGGCGCAATACATCGAGCAACCGCTGCACGATGCGCCGGGCGGTGATCGACTGTCCGATTTGCTGAACTGGGCAGTGGCCAACTTGGCGGAGCCGCATTCACTCGACTCGCTGGCCGAACGCGCGGCCATGAGCCGGCGCAATTTCACGCGGCGCTTTCGTGAACTGACAGGAACCACTGTCAGCCAATGGTTGCTCGGGCAGCGTCTGGCCTATGCGCAACGCATGCTGGAAACCACGCGTCAGCCGGTCGAAGCGATTGCGCAACTGGCGGGATTCGGCAGCGCCGTATCGCTGCGCCAGCATTTCAGCCGGACGTATCACACGTCGCCCAGCGCTTACCGCGCCTTGTTTGCGCAAGCCTGA